GGCCATGGAATTGCCCAGATTTTTGTCAGCGGGGGCAATGAGGTCTTCCTTTATGACCTTAGTCCTGAAGTTCTCCAGAGGACCAAAAATAAAATAAGGTCCAATTTGAAATTTCTTTCTGAAAAAGGGGTTGGAAGCCAGATTGATGTTATACTGATTATATCGGAATTTGGGGAGGGGTTCTATACCCTCCTAAAGATGCTGAAATCAAAAGATTTTGCAACCAGTTATCATGATATCGAAATTGATTTAATCGTTCAGCCGGGCATTGAAACCCATTATGTTTTTTA
This genomic interval from Deltaproteobacteria bacterium contains the following:
- a CDS encoding NAD(P)-binding domain-containing protein, producing the protein MSRSEHVAVIGAGLMGHGIAQIFVSGGNEVFLYDLSPEVLQRTKNKIRSNLKFLSEKGVGSQIDVILIISEFGEGFYTLLKMLKSKDFATSYHDIEIDLIVQPGIETHYVF